From Aegilops tauschii subsp. strangulata cultivar AL8/78 chromosome 5, Aet v6.0, whole genome shotgun sequence:
AGACAGAGGGTAATAACTCTCTATCTTCCACATCTATGAGCTGGTCCAGACGACCCCAAGATTATTCGATTTGTTGAGAAAATAAGTTTTGGAGAGGCCACTTGTTAAATTAAGTGCTATAATGAAGGTCATTTAGGATAAATTATACGTTTAGGCCCTTCTCAGTGCTCCACCGTGGACAGGTGCTAAGCATGCCACATAAGCGAAAAAATGACATGGCACAACAATTAAAGAGGAGGGAGAGCaatttggtgaccccaggaagaaccAATGCCAAGCATGTGAACCTAGGCAAACCATTTAAATGAAAGAAGTTGACTAATGCATGAAAAAGTTTAGGTGCTAAATCATTAAATATAGTGAACTTAGCAACAAGAAGTTAAGCACCTATGCATCAGGGAGTTGAGTTGCTAAACTATTCAATGCACTTAGCACCTCATGTAAGCACCTTTGCATTGAAAGAGGTCTTAGAAGCTTACTTGTCAGCTAGGACCTGGGGCTCCCTAGTTTACAAGTTTACTTGTTAGATCGGGGCCCCGAGATTATTCAGTTTGTTGAGAAATCTAAAAAGCACCGCGAACTGCCTTAGGTGTGGATGTACTCCTTCCATTCTCGGCGGCTATCTGTGGACATGCTATTTCCATtaccatctactccctccgtcccataatgtaagccgtttttttgacactacactagtgtaaaaaaacatcttacattatgggacggagggagtatttagttGTTAATGAACTCTATTTAGTGCGTAAAAACCTGAAGGTGTTTCGAATTATGAAGTGTAATACGATCTAAATTATTGATGCAGACTATGGACGTCCTAACTGAATTCTTCATCATGCATGACCTGGTGTATGATCTTGCAAGATCAGTCGTGGCTGATGAAATTGACATAGAGAGTCCTACCTGCCGATATGCTTGGCTGACAGATGGGAGAAAGCTATTTAATTCATCAGGGACTCCACTCTTGAAGATAAGGGCACTGCATTTTCATGATCCTGGCGACTTTCAGCTTCATGGTGATTTTTCACCAGCTAAATGCCTCCGTGTCTTAGATTTAAGAAGATGGTGTACACGAGAGTTGCCCGATTCTATTGGTCAACTGAGACAGTTGAGGTATCTTGATGCTTCATGGTATTTCAGGTCGCTGGAGTCTATAAGGATTCCCAAAGCTCTGGGTGCCCTTACCAAACTCCAATACTTGAATTTATCAGATCGCGGAACACCCATAGGGTTGCCAGAGGTCATCAGCAAACTCACGGAACTCCGGTACTTAAATATATCGTCCTGCAGGGGTTATTATTCATTGGACAACCCGTCAGCGAATCAAAGTTTCATAGACTGTATCGGTACTCTTCCCAATCTGGAGCACTTGGACTTGTCTCGCAATGACTATGGTTTTAGTGTACCTGAAAGTTTTAGCAGCCTCAAAAAGCTAAACCTTGAAAAATGCACGCGCATTTCTAGCCTTCCAGAAAATGTGGGGAAACTGGATATTCAGAACCTTTTTGGCTTGTTGAAACTGGGAAGACAAGGGTTTTATGTGCGTGCCGATGACAGTGAATCCAGCAGCAGTCTTGTCTGGCTTAAGCATACAAATCCTGATGAGTTGAGTATCGTCGGTCTTGAAAATGTGAAGTCCGTAGAAGAGGCACGCATTataaggttgatggagaaacacaATATTGAAAAACTGACATTGAACTGGAGGGAAGGTGTTAGTTCTGTGGGACACATGGTGTTGCTAACAGAGCTAGTGCCACCACCCAGTGTAAAGGATTTGATGATAGTAGGTTACAAGGGTGTCATCTTTCCACACTGGTTAATGCCTATGAGCAGATATCTTCCTAATCTTGTGAGTTTGGCGTTGTGGAATCTGCCATGCAGCAGCCTACCAAGATTCGCCCAACTACCCAACCTACGGAGTATTGTTCTCGGCAACATGTATAACCTGAAAGAATTTGACACATCATGCCCTATGGGTGAGGACGGTGCGAATGAGTTCACGTTGCCTAAACTGGAGTATTTGAAACTGGACAACTGCCCCAAGTTGATGATTAAGCCATGTCCGCCTAGAGCTGTGTTCATGTTTATATCAAGAGGTAAAAATGTGCTATCGTCATGCGGAAATTGTGCCGCAAGCACAGTTGCTTCCTCCTCTTCCCCTCCTGTGAGTAAACTGAAAGTTGAATACTCGGAGTTGCCTTTGCGGCAGTGGAGATTGCTTCACCACCTTCCTGGCCTTAGTGATGTAAGTATCACCCATTGCGATGATCTGACTATCTCACCACAGATCAGCCAAGCCTTCGTCTCCCTTGAATCACTCTCCCTAGAATCCATTAGCCTGAAATGTTTGCCAGAATGGGTCGGTGAACTCCCATCTCTTCGGCAGTTGAGCTTAATATACATGAACTGCCTACAGGAATTGGACAAGAACCTGAAGCAACTTACACAGTTGCAATCACTGAGTCTGGATATGTGCAATGCATTGACATCACTACCGCAATGGTTAGGAGAACTCACCTTGCTCAAGACGCTTAAGATCAGAACTTGTGAGAGCATCACCTCTTTACCGGAGAGCATACTCACCAACCTCCAAGAACTACGTATTCAGTGCTGCCCTCAACTAGATGAATGGTGTAAGTTGAAGGAGAATCAGATGAAACTAGCTCACATCAAGGAAATGGTATACCCTACATTGCTCTTATGTTTTATTTGTCTtttcttgtactccctccgttccatattacttgtccctaatttagtacaaagttgtactaaatcagcgacaagtaatatggaacggagggagtacaaaattTATCCTCTTTCACACGTATACTGCCTCCGTTCTTGACAAGTAACTTCATACATATCCTCTGATGTTTATGAGGCAGTATACATGTCTTGTTTCTTGTTTAATCCTACCTTTTTATTCAAAGAATAATAAACAACAGAGTTAACTCGGAGGTCAATAAGATTTGCTTCCCCAGAAAATGTGGTTTTTGACAAGAAAAACAATATCTACTTGGTTGCAGTTTTTCTACTGAAGCTATGGACAAGTACGAGGTGGTCCAGATGGCATGGTCATGGTTCAGGGTGCTGGCCCATGTGCTCTTCTTACGCCCATGGGTGGACCTAGGATCAAACGCTTTGATGATCTTTATTTACATATTCCGTAGTGTGGGTGGCTAAATAACCCTGTAATAATTTCATTCCCTCGAAAAATAACCTGTAATAATTTCATGTATGTGTGCAAATGCTCAGAATAAAAAAACTTTCTGTTTTTTAGAAAAAATATGTATAAAGTTATATTAAATCAGCAACAACTAATATGAAATGGAGGGAGGGGAGATTTGATGATAACCCCTCACGAACTAGGCCTCCAGAGAAGGGAAAATGGAGAGGGAATTGGGGATCGGAGGTAGACAGACAGAAGGTTAGGTTCAGGGAAGAAGATAGTTCATAAGACTTTTTCATCCCTTCTCTCCTCACTTGCCACGCCTTAAGAGGACGAGGCCACACACACACGCTCACCGCTCACTGAGTCATTACATGGGTCTGGCCCT
This genomic window contains:
- the LOC141022627 gene encoding uncharacterized protein, producing the protein MHDLVYDLARSVVADEIDIESPTCRYAWLTDGRKLFNSSGTPLLKIRALHFHDPGDFQLHGDFSPAKCLRVLDLRRWCTRELPDSIGQLRQLRYLDASWYFRSLESIRIPKALGALTKLQYLNLSDRGTPIGLPEVISKLTELRYLNISSCRGYYSLDNPSANQSFIDCIGTLPNLEHLDLSRNDYGFSVPESFSSLKKLNLEKCTRISSLPENVGKLDIQNLFGLLKLGRQGFYVRADDSESSSSLVWLKHTNPDELSIVGLENVKSVEEARIIRLMEKHNIEKLTLNWREGVSSVGHMVLLTELVPPPSVKDLMIVGYKGVIFPHWLMPMSRYLPNLVSLALWNLPCSSLPRFAQLPNLRSIVLGNMYNLKEFDTSCPMGEDGANEFTLPKLEYLKLDNCPKLMIKPCPPRAVFMFISRGKNVLSSCGNCAASTVASSSSPPVSKLKVEYSELPLRQWRLLHHLPGLSDVSITHCDDLTISPQISQAFVSLESLSLESISLKCLPEWVGELPSLRQLSLIYMNCLQELDKNLKQLTQLQSLSLDMCNALTSLPQWLGELTLLKTLKIRTCESITSLPESILTNLQELRIQCCPQLDEWCKLKENQMKLAHIKEMFFY